A genomic window from Streptomyces mirabilis includes:
- a CDS encoding SDR family oxidoreductase, giving the protein MPGPLDGRVALVAGATRGAGRGIAVELGAAGATVYVTGRSTRERRSEYDRPETIEDTADLVTEAGGAGIAVPTDHLVPAEVEALVARIADEHGRLDLLVNDVWGGEKDFAWDTPLWETDLDQGLRLLRRAVETHAITSHHALPLLLRTPGGLVVEMTDGTAEYNRDTYRVSFFYDLAKASVLRMAFSLGHELGPRGATALALTPGWLRSEMMLDTFAVSEENWRDALERVPHFAISETPFYVGRAVAALAADPDVARWNGRSLSSGQLAKEYGFTDRDGSRPDAWRYLVEVQDAGRPADATGYR; this is encoded by the coding sequence ATGCCAGGGCCGTTGGACGGCAGGGTCGCGCTGGTCGCGGGAGCGACCCGAGGAGCGGGCCGGGGAATCGCGGTGGAGCTCGGCGCGGCAGGCGCCACCGTCTACGTCACCGGACGCAGCACGCGCGAACGGCGCTCCGAGTACGACCGCCCCGAGACGATCGAGGACACGGCGGACCTGGTCACCGAGGCCGGAGGCGCCGGCATCGCGGTGCCCACCGACCATCTGGTCCCCGCCGAGGTCGAGGCCCTGGTCGCCCGCATCGCGGACGAACACGGCCGCCTCGACCTCCTCGTCAACGACGTCTGGGGCGGCGAGAAGGACTTCGCGTGGGACACCCCGCTCTGGGAGACCGACCTCGACCAGGGCCTACGGCTGCTGCGCCGGGCCGTCGAGACGCACGCGATCACCAGCCACCACGCACTGCCCCTGCTGCTGCGCACCCCCGGCGGCCTCGTCGTCGAGATGACCGACGGCACCGCCGAGTACAACCGGGACACCTACCGCGTCTCCTTCTTCTACGACCTCGCCAAGGCGTCCGTCCTGCGCATGGCGTTCTCCCTCGGCCACGAACTCGGCCCGCGCGGCGCCACCGCCCTCGCGCTCACCCCCGGCTGGCTGCGCTCGGAGATGATGCTCGACACCTTCGCTGTCAGCGAGGAGAACTGGCGGGACGCCCTGGAGCGCGTCCCGCACTTCGCCATCTCCGAGACGCCCTTCTACGTCGGCCGTGCCGTGGCCGCGCTGGCCGCCGACCCGGACGTCGCACGCTGGAACGGACGCTCGCTCTCCAGCGGGCAGTTGGCCAAGGAGTACGGCTTCACCGACCGCGACGGCAGCAGGCCGGATGCCTGGCGTTATCTCGTCGAGGTCCAGGACGCGGGCAGACCGGCGGATGCGACGGGGTACCGGTGA
- a CDS encoding MBL fold metallo-hydrolase codes for MGARVEHLVTSGTFSLDGGTWDVENNVWIVGDDHEVIVIDAAHDADAIAAAVGDRRLLAIVCTHAHNDHIDAAPALAERTGATIWLHPDDLQLWKQTHPDRLPDAWLQDGQVIEAAGADLTVLHTPGHAPGAVCLYDPGLGTVFTGDTLFQGGPGATGRSFSHFPTIVESIRERLLTLPADTVVRTGHGDSTTIGAEAPHLEEWIKRGH; via the coding sequence ATGGGCGCCCGGGTCGAACACCTCGTCACCTCGGGCACGTTCTCGCTCGACGGCGGCACCTGGGACGTCGAGAACAACGTGTGGATCGTCGGCGACGACCACGAGGTGATCGTCATCGACGCCGCGCACGACGCCGACGCCATCGCCGCGGCGGTGGGCGACCGGCGGCTGCTGGCCATCGTGTGCACCCACGCGCACAACGACCACATCGACGCCGCGCCCGCCCTCGCCGAGCGCACGGGCGCCACGATCTGGCTCCACCCCGACGATCTGCAGCTGTGGAAGCAGACCCACCCCGACCGGCTCCCCGACGCCTGGCTGCAGGACGGGCAGGTGATCGAGGCGGCCGGCGCGGACCTGACCGTCCTGCACACGCCCGGCCACGCCCCGGGCGCGGTCTGCCTCTACGACCCGGGTCTGGGCACCGTCTTCACCGGTGACACGCTCTTCCAGGGCGGGCCCGGAGCCACCGGGCGCTCCTTCTCCCACTTCCCGACGATCGTCGAGTCGATCCGCGAGCGCCTGCTCACCCTCCCGGCCGACACGGTCGTCCGCACCGGGCACGGGGACTCGACCACGATCGGTGCCGAGGCCCCGCATCTGGAGGAGTGGATCAAGCGCGGTCACTGA
- a CDS encoding SDR family NAD(P)-dependent oxidoreductase: MRRFEGYGVLITGAARGIGAATARRLAEEGARVLVTDVDPAEAEKTAASIRELGARAEELACDVGNRAAVEAAVAYAVGSFGSLDVLVNNAYGCSPDAPLFEDEPDEVWARDLDLTLTGAYRCSRAALPHLVASGRGAIVNIGSVNGIQDFGNHAYSAAKAGLMSLTRTLAGHAAPRGVRVNLVAPGTVRTPAWEGRDDDLAQASGIHPLGRVGEPDDIAAAVAFLASRDAAWITGTTLCVDGGLTAVNTAFRSAVRP, translated from the coding sequence ATGAGGCGCTTTGAAGGATACGGAGTTCTGATCACGGGCGCGGCCCGCGGCATCGGCGCGGCCACCGCCCGCCGGCTGGCCGAGGAGGGCGCCCGGGTGCTCGTCACGGACGTCGACCCGGCCGAGGCGGAGAAGACGGCCGCCTCGATCCGGGAACTGGGGGCGAGAGCCGAGGAGTTGGCGTGTGACGTGGGGAACCGCGCGGCGGTGGAGGCGGCTGTCGCGTACGCCGTGGGCTCCTTCGGCTCGCTCGACGTCCTGGTCAACAACGCGTACGGGTGCTCTCCCGACGCGCCGCTCTTCGAGGACGAGCCGGACGAGGTGTGGGCCCGTGACCTCGACCTCACCCTGACCGGCGCGTACCGCTGCAGCCGCGCCGCCCTTCCGCACCTGGTGGCCTCGGGCCGGGGCGCCATCGTCAACATCGGTTCGGTGAACGGCATCCAGGACTTCGGCAACCATGCCTACAGCGCGGCCAAGGCCGGCCTCATGTCCCTCACCCGCACCCTCGCGGGGCACGCGGCGCCCCGTGGTGTGCGGGTCAACCTGGTCGCGCCGGGCACGGTCCGCACCCCGGCGTGGGAGGGCCGCGACGACGATCTCGCCCAGGCGTCGGGGATCCATCCCCTCGGACGGGTCGGCGAACCGGACGACATCGCGGCCGCCGTCGCCTTCCTCGCCTCCCGGGACGCGGCATGGATCACTGGGACCACGCTGTGCGTGGACGGCGGTCTCACCGCGGTCAACACGGCTTTCCGGAGCGCGGTGAGGCCGTGA